Below is a genomic region from Rhinolophus sinicus isolate RSC01 linkage group LG11, ASM3656204v1, whole genome shotgun sequence.
AGACGCTTGGCTGCAAGTTGTTCCAAAAGCTGCCAGAAGAGGGCCTCCGCTTACCTTTAAGAGCAGGTGGTCAGGTGGGCTGCAGCCCCCCATCTCGTCTGTCTCTCAGTGACGGTGCTCTCAAACAGAAGTACCCTTCCTGGAGGAATGAGAGAACACAGGTATCACTACGTCATCTCTCCCCACGCTGTCTTTTCCTCTAGAGTTGGGCAGGTGTTCACAACACCTGAGAGGGGGCTGAGAGCAGACCCACACCTGCAACTGATAGCTGGCCCTCTGTACAGATCATGGAGAACTGTGGGCAGATGGCACCCCCTGGTGGAAAAAAAAACCTCCTCCCTCTCCACAAGGGCCGCGGAAAGAGCACTTGCCAGCCCCTCTGCACCACACCCACCCACACCACCATTACAGGCTGAGCAACCTTGCAAATGCCTTCTGTTCACTCACTCCCACCTTGCACCCCGTTACCTGCTCACTTGGTAGACCAAATTTCTCCGAGACAGAGAAACTCCAAGATGGAGAAGCTCTGAGAGGGAGAAGTTCGGAGCTGGACGCAGCCCCTTCGACTCCCATCTCTGCAGTCCCAGGGTCTGTGCCTCTCCCACAATGCACCTGTCAGCTGGTGGTTCTGGGATGTGTGCCGGGCTTTGACCTCTTGCCCTGCCCTCCCCTTACTCAGGTGCAGGCAGACCAGGCTCTGAGCCGTGGCTTTTTAGCTGAGTATTTGGTAAGCCCTCCACTGTGGGTTCCAGACCCGGTCTTTTCTAGGTCAGGTCCTCTCTGAGATCGCAGTGAGAAAAGCTGAGGTGGTGGTGAGCACTGAGAATGGGAATCTAATTGCAAAAGTGGGTGTTTATTTATTCCAGGGGTGTGAGTGGGGTAGGGGGGCACACATTGCGATATTCATTCTCCCCCTTTCTGAGCTCCCAGAATTTTTCCGGGTGCCTTTCCAGCACCCCTCTGGGCGTTGAGATTAGCATTAAATCGTGACATGCTTTTTCTGTATGCACACTGTGGAGACAATAGCTAATGCCTGTGTATCCCCGTCTTCTACTAAAGGTTTCACCTGAACTGTGATGTTTAATCCTCTCAGTGACCCTCTGAGCTGGGTAGAGTTACTGTCTGTACTTTGCAGACATAGAAACTAAGTATCAGGGATGTTAATTCTTCCCCACAGCTCGGGGTGGCACAGCCAAGGTCCGCACCAGAGTCCGCCAGAGGCTGTGGCTCACGGCTGTGCTCTGCAGGCCGACTGTTTCACTGAGGGCAATGGGGAAGCCGCAGGCAGAGTCTACTTGCAGTAGAGTGGCCAGAAGGGAGGATCTGGGGCGAGGAGGAAGcaggcaggggttgggggagtgCTGTCAGGGCCGAGGAGGAGCTCGGGTCTGCAGGTGGGTGGTGGGAACCAGGGCTGGTTTTTATTCATCTGTCCGGGGAGGGTTTCTCACTGTGTCTTTCTTTGCTGCAGCTACAGTACAGGGTTCTGCCCTGGGTCACATTGGCCACGTGCAGCCTCAGCTCCGTGTTATCCACCCGTGTGGCCTGATAGACTGCTCCAGGACGGGCTATGACTTCCTTGTCCCCAGAACTCCGCAGAGTGGTCAGCATCTCGAGTTGCCTCTGGAGATCCTGTTGGTACCAGCTCAGCCAGGGGTACTGGGAATCCTTCAGGAGGCAGCGCAGGGTTTTAGCCTGTCCACGATGTACCAAGGCCCATCGGGGCCACTGCTCCACAAAGCTTGCAGTGGCATCTGAAACACACAGGCAGGCCAGGCTGAAggtactggggggggggggtcaacCCCAGAAATTACTACTGCAAATTGTAAAGAGGGGTCCCGTGAGTAATGCCGGTAGGAGACGGCTAGGGAGAGAAAGGATCCCTTCTCAGGGTGAGGGGCGATACCTGGGAAGATCTGGGCAAGGCTGGGAAGAGGGAGCAAAACTTTCTGTGCCTCCCGGTGCCCCAGTGACCTAGTCCCTCTTTGCCTCCCTCAACCCACTGAGTGGCTTTCTCTGCCTGCATCTGACCTGGACTCACGGCAGCCATGAGCACCCAGCCCCACACAATGGGAAGCGGTACCATCCCCTGGTCCCACACGCCCTCTCCAGCAGGGCAGTGGGACAGAGGGCCTTGGAACAGGGCCAGCCAGGCAGGAGAGCAGGACCTGGACTGTAAGGTGGCAGTTAGTGGTTGCCACTCTGTGTCTGAAACTCAGAAGGGAGTGGTTTTTCTAGGAAACTCAATATCCTGTCTCATCTTCTCACTGAGGCTCAAACTTCAAActggtgttttctgtttcctgcacaccaacactcacacacacgtgaGCACACTTCACGGGTTCGAGTGCCTTGGTGAAGGTACTTGGCCCTGCACCGTCTCAGCTGTGTCCCAGGGATTCCTAGGACATTGGCTCTGAATTGTGCCTCAAGTCTTCCCAAGGGATTCAACTATCTCAGTGTAACCAAGGGGACATTTGTAGATTGAGCAAAGACCTCTCTCCCCCACATGTTTCCCATATAGGCAGAAGCTGCTGGAAAGCTACCCTGGGCAGCAGACATGGTCGTTCATCTGTAAGGGAGATACAAATTCAACATAAGAGGCTTAATTCATTTTCTTAGAGCGTTTACTCTAGAAACCTTGTTAagttatttttccatctctttgaaatgtatataaGTCGTTTTAAAAGCTAAACAACCTCCTGCCAGGGTTAAGACCCAGGAATGTCTCTCTGAAGGAACTGCAACCATCTCTTGGAACATTAAACATCAAGGAACATGAGCCGAACTTGACTTAGAATGAACATCTCACACCAAGTTGCAGCATGACTTCCTGTCATAAAGATGTCAAGTTTATTTTGCCCTTGGCTAAAGCCAGTTAGCAAACACAGAGGGACACTCCAATTACCCAATGACTCTAGGATGAACTATGGATTAACAAAGGGTCCTGTCAAGATGAGGACCAGTTATTGCTCATCTTGAGAACATGTGTGTAATGGTTGTGTCTGCTGGCCAATATAAAAGGCAGATTTCTTCCTGTCTCAGCAATCTCTTAACAGAATACCTGTGATGTATATCATTCTGATTTAATGCttactcaaaaataaaactgctttccttattttctatctttgtggAGAGATTTTCCGAATTAGGAGAcgattttgttttcagttatttttccccccagtaattCACAGCGCTGCCTTTACCTAATGGTGTGAtctttttgtgaccttgggcctcagtttcttcatctgtaagatggataTAATAATGAAAGGTATTTCATAGGAATAAATGGATTAATACATGAAAAATCCTTAGAAGGAAGCTTGGCACAGACGAAGCACTTAGTAAAGTGGACTTGTATTATTAATGGCAAATTCCAATTTCAATTCAAATGATAGAATTAATAGTTTTTATCTTTCTCGAATCACCTACTACTTAGCAATCAACTGAGATTAAAATCACAAGTTCTCAAAACTTTTTAACATTAAGAGGCCTTGTTTTTCAGAAAGGTTGGAAACCTGTGATTTGGGAAATTAGATTTACATAAGGCCCATATCTACCGTCTCTCTCCAACCTCTGCATtttacagacaatagtttggagACACGGGGGGGTGCTCAGCGATTGAGCTTGACTCTTTCAGGACCTGGAACTGCACTATATGAGTCGGTGTCCATGCAGGTGTCTGCCCATCACAGACACTCGATAAATGAAGAAGGGAATTGGGGCAGGGCAGGACTGCAGACACGTCTTCCAGGACAGGCCCCACATCAGGGCCCAGCAGTGGCCTGGCCTTCTGGGGGTTTGTGCCCCCcagatttaccattttaaaaaaatcttctgaaCTTGTACTACATACAACAATATGGTTCCCATGATTCGGATACACAATAACAGACATTGATGCCATTTGGGGGCAGCATCGTACAGTTTATAATGTACTTGGCTTGCTCACTTTGACGTGCTGtgtttcttgattaaaaaaaatacagattttcattATGTACAATTTTGTGTATAAAGtgacttcattattttctgtatcaCACTGTTTCAAAATTGCATTCTCTAACTGCACAAAATGTTCCTTGCGTTACCTTGTAAGTGACACCTGCTGATTCACTGTTGCCTTTTGCTCCAGTCCTGGTTCCCAACCTCGTCActtcagagagggagagggatgtGGCTTTGGGAAGCATTGCCAGAATCACACGTCTTGCATACCAGAAAAATGCACACGCCGAGACAGGTGTGTCCTCACCCTAGCAAGCCATGTGCGTTGAGTTGTGAGTTTTGCTGTGGAGAGAGCTACTCTGGGATTAGATGGCAGAAGGACAggggcctgggagaggggagaacacTGCAGctggggaagaaaggaggaaaagcccCTGTGGGAAGCCAGACGGGCCCAGGGGCAGATTCCCTGAGCTGCAGTCTCCGCCCCAGCTTTGCTGCCTCTCCGTGAGGCCAGGCTCTGGCCTGCAGGATAGATTGACGGATAAGGGCTCCTGGGCCCATCTCGGTTTTCAGGGCTGGCTGTCCTGTCTCCCTGCCATCCTGTCCCTTAGCCTTAATCCCCAAGAGGAGATTGGGATCAGAGTGTCTGTGACACGCCTGTTATCTCCTCCTGAATTCCTGCCCCTCAAGGTCACTGCCGCGCCAGGCTCCTCCTCTGGGCCAACGTAAGCCTCTTCCTTCCAGGTGGCTGCCTAGCTCCCTGCCGAGTTTGGCGCTATGGTTGCCCCCTTGGGAAGTGTGTTTCCTCCCCCACTGCACCCCAGTTACTACTCAGGGGCTCACAGCAGCTGCAAACAACCTCAGCTGGGCCCTTACAGCTTGAAGAACTCAGTAGGAAATAAGAAGAACATGCACACCCTGGATGGAGGCATAAATAGACGCTCCAACTCCGGTACATCCCCGTTTGAGCTGAAGTCCTGTGTAGAGATGTGTGGTCCAGTTTCTGTGCCGGGGGAGGCTCTCGGGCACGTGTCCTTGTTAATTTTTCTGAGCCTCTCTATTGTCTAATGGAGGAAGGACACTGGAGCCGTCCTTGACGTAATTTCCAGTTCTGCACTGGCTGTACCGAACCCTGGGAGGACAGAACTCAGGTTAGGCTGAGACTTTGGTCCCTTCCCTAAGAAGCTGTCAGCCGTGACACCAACGCCTGCAGGACAAGCCGTGGTGGGAATGCATGGCGGGGCTGGTGCCCTGTGGCTGTGACCTAATGGAGTGACGGACAGCGCACCGGCCTCAAGGCAGGGTCCTGTGTCCTGTGTCAGCTTTGCCTCTGACTGGATGGCGATCAGGCACTACTTATGCAACCCCCTTggtgcttctgtttcctcatgtaAAAATTAAGTGGATtggaatttttagaaaatgaagtggCTCTAAAATTCCTTTTTACTCTTGTGTTCTAATATTCTCACAACCCTTCTTCCCTTTCATTATTTGCACGATACCAAGGATTGTGGGGACCTGGGCCCAAGCCTCCAGTGGCCGTCCCTAAAACTAACTTCTCTGAAAGGCCATTCGTGGGAGGAAGGATGAAACACAAAGCCTCCCAAAGGCAAGTGCACGTTTATTCcccattctctccctcttcttcccctcaCCTGCTCCTTCTTCTCCTTGCTCCTCCCCAGGAATGTGCAGAAACTCAATGCTACCCAGACTTGCCCATCTGGAAGCTGATTATGGCTCCTTCACCTCTACCTGTCCTTTCCGGGATTAGTCACACAGACTCCTCCAGGAGATGGAAATCATGGCCTTCCCCTAAGCCCCTCTCCACAGcttctctgcttcctgctggacCAGGAGGCTGAAAGGCAAGTTCACATCTGGTCCTACCACACCCCCTGCTAGTACCCAGTTTATATATAGACAAAGTAGAAAATTCCCAtaaaaagtggggtgggggacacgTGCCAGAGGGCAGGGTGCTCAGTGAGAACACACAAGGATACAgtgatggggggagggagaggggagggcggGTAAGAGAGGGAGGGCATGAGGGAAAGGAGATGAGAGGGGAGGCGAAGGGAatagaggggaggggaggggaaagggaggggaggaaagggggaaacTAAACCCCCTTGATTCTGTGGGGTCCCCACTGGCAAGACCTGGCATGGGGTTGGGGTTTAAGAGTCTGATCAATTTACTCCCGCTGATTTCATGCCAGGTCCCCATTCCAGGGCAAGCGCAATCTGCTCTGCACCCTCTCTGGACACCTCCTACCTCCAGGGTTATGTAAGTGGCACCACTCTGAACCCAGGGGATAATCAGATCAGAAGAGTCCCAGTCTGTCCCTCCCCctggcatggtgcctggcacagggagAGGCACATATAAGTCCATACTTCTTGAGTGTTCACCTGCAGGAGACATGCTCCAGACCCAGGGAGCCATGGCCTGTGCCGTTTTCCTCGGGCTTCTCCTACTGATGGCCCTGGCGGCCCCCTCCCAAGGCAAGCGCCTCGGCCCCACAGCTCGCCTGCGTTATTCCAGGTTCCTAGATCCTTCCAATGTCATTTTCCTGCGCTGGGACTTTGACCTTGAGGCTGAAGTCATCACTTTTGAGCTGCAGGTCCGGACAGCTGGCTGGGTGGGCTTAGGGATCACAAATCGCTACACCAGCGTGGGCAGTGACCTGGTTGTTGGAGGCGTCTTGCCGGACGGCAATGTCTATTTCTCGGTAAGTCTGAGGGCAACTCTCTTCCAAGGATGCGGGTCTCTGGCTGGGGTTCAGGATGGCTGTGAGGCTAGGAAGGATCCATGTTTTCCCAAACATCCAGGCACACGCCCAGAACACCTGCTGGCTGCTGACCTCTCCTGCAGAAATGGTCCATGGGAGAGTTTCAGTCGAGGTCTATCCGACTGTACGTCCCTAAGGTGCTAAGGGATGTAGCCACTAACTGAGGGAGGGAGAGTCCCGCACCGTGTACTTGCCCAAAGCTCACTAAACGCAGGTCACAGCTGTTTGAAATACAGTCTCCATCCTCAATTTCCTTGCCGCTCAGTCAGGTAGACCCCAACATAAAACAGCCTAATAACAAAGGCAGCGAACACATTAATAATAGCTTACAATTGTTATGTACTTTTGATTACCTGGGTATTGTTCCACATTCTTTGCGTGTTAAACCTCACGGCATCACTGTGAGGGGGATGATTACTGCCCTCCTGTAGAGATGAAAACGCAGCTCACCCATCTCCCGAGCTCATCCATCTGCATTGCATTTAAATAGGGAAGCGTCCATGTGAAGAGCCACACGACAGGATGGATAGCATAGAGTTCAGAGACTAAGCGAGTTTCCAAGGGTTAGGGATACAGGAATATTAGGGTTTACGGAGAGGAGATTTGAAATGGGAGAACTAAGGCAGGGTCAGGTGGTGCAACTCCATCAGACACTGTCCGTCCCTCTGCCCTGAGCATCCACCCTTGACGCGACTGTCCTAGGAGCCAACTGTGTAATAAAGAGACCTGGGTGCTGCTGACCTAGTACCTGGGGAGCTAAAGGGACACGGGTTGCTCCTAAGTCATGACCACGTGGGGCTCCTGGGACTTACGCCTGGACCTTCACTGGACCCCAGGATCAGCACCTGGTGGATGAAGACACCCTGGAGGAGGATGGCAGTCAGGATGCTGAGCTCCTGGAGCTCACGGAAGACACTGTCTACACCACCATGCGCTTCTCCAGGCCCTTCCGCTCCTGCGACCCTCACGACCAAGATATCACGGTAaattggggaggggagaaaaagcaTTCGACCACGAGCAGCTTTTCCTTCTGGGGAGGGGGAGTCACCCCCATGCTGGAGTGATCATGCATCTCAGGCAGCCAGTCACAGTTCCCAGGATTTCTGGGGAGCCTCCTAGGAGCTCCCCAGCACAGCCCCAATGGGGCCCTTCTTGAAATCCACAAGCCCTCTCCAGGGTGGCTTCCCACTGACTCAGcgcccaccccaccctcctcagTGCTCCCCTCCCATGGACACTGGCATAGAGAGGGTATACGCGAGGGGTGGGACTGCCTCAACGTTTCCAGCAAGTTGGCCTCTGAGGCAGAACTGGAACTCAACCAATTCTGCCCCCAGTCTGCAGTTCTATCCATTCCACTGTGTAGACGTGGGCAGGGGGTTGGGTGGGTccctgggtgtgggtgtgtgcaaAGGGCTGCCCACGGCAGTGGCACCTCAGCGCCCATGACACCCCCAGAGCGACACCATGAGCGTACAGGCTGCCTACGGCCTGGATGACACACCGAGGCTGGATCGGGAGCGGACATTTGTCAAGTCCATCTTCCTGCTACAAGTAATCCACCCAGATGACCTCGATGTCCCTGAGGACACTGTCATCCATGACTTGGAGATCACGGATGTAAGACCCCTCCATCCCATCCTTCCCCATCTTCCCACTCAATCCAGACCCTCCTCTTGCCCCTGATATTCAGTACACTCCTTGGACCGAGGCTTCCCTGACTTCCCTCACTCCCCTGAGAATGGCCAACGTGGCCTTCATATGAGCGCCGTCCCCCGCCTGTCCCTCCCCTCGCTTCTCTGGGAGTCTCACTCCCACACCAACTCGGCCTCTGTGTGTCCTTCTCCAGTTCCTCATTCCAGAGGATGACACCACGTACGCCTgcaccttcctccctctccccatcgTTAGCAAGAAGCATCACATCTACAAGGTAAGGTGCACGTGGAGGTGGTTCCTTGTGAAGGCGCTGGAGCAGCGCAGCGGGCATGGTGGGCTCTGAGGAAATGGTGCCAATCAGACCACTGCTGGGAGGGAAGAAGCAGGGCCAACGTGGGGGCCAGGCCAGGTTTGGGGGGTGGTTTCATGATTTCCTGAGCCCAGAACTATCACTCCCAGCCCTGTTTTATTCGAGCCCCACAAGAAGGGTCATGCATTGATAAGTTTTTGCAGAGAACACAGTAGAAGGCCCACCTTGGCCCCAGAATTGCGCTCTTAGCTCAGGAGGAGGTTCAGGCTGGGACAGACGTGGCCACGGACTGTCAGGTCGGGAAAGTCTGGCTGGAGGGAACTGACTCGGTCAGCTGACTACACACTTGAGTGATTTCAATTGTGGTGTCATAAATAAAATGGTGACCTTACAATACGTGGCACATGCGTggaagccatttttttctttagagagcATCCAGTAAGGAGCGGTTACATGCTCAGATGTCATGGACGGATGAGGTTATTAAGGGAAAGGCAGAAACCTCGGGATTTAGTGTGTGTTCTGAGGGGAGGGGTTTAAAAGGGGGGGCTGAGAGAGGAGTCAGACAGAGTCAGTGGGGGGGGATGATAGGTTGGGGAAGAAAAacggagaaaatggaaaagaaggacagacagagagaagTGGGGAATGGGAGTGGTTTTCTTTGGGGAACGGAATGGGGGATCCGGACCTGACAGAGCTCTGAGTCGTGCCCCGCCCTCCTTCCCCCTCGCAGTTTGAGCCCAAGGTGGTCACCCGCAACGAGACCATGGTGCATCACATCATCCTGTACGCCTGTGGCAATGCCAGTGTCCTCCCCACGGGCATCAGCGACTGCTACGGGGCTGACCCCGCCTTCTCCCTCTGCTCGCAGATCATCGTGGGCTGGGCTGTCGGGGGCACAGTGAGTCCCGTGATGAGGGAAATGGGTGTCTGAGGTGGCACATGTTGTCGGGAACTGGGATGGCTGGCCTGCTGGGGGGCCGGGATGAGTCTCTGTCCCTAGTTCCCAGCTCTTCTTGCTGCCAAATCCCCCTCCATCCACTAGAGTTACCAGTTTCCAGATGACGTGGGCATCTCTATTGGGACACCCCTGGACCCCCAGTGGATCCGTCTGGAGATTCATTACAGCAATTTTCACAACCTTCCCGGTAAGCACCTAGGGCGCTGATGTCCTGGGAAGGTGCTGCGGGACGCATGCTGAGCGCTTTTGCTCACATCCTGCCCCAGCCTTCCTGGGCCTCTTTCCCACCTCGCCGGCCTGCTCACCCACCTTTCTGCACCAGGTCTGTACGACTCCTCGGGGATCCGCGTGTACTACACTGCACGGCTACGCAAATACGACATGGGGGTCCTGCAGCTGGGCTTCTTCACGTTCCCCATCCACTTCATCCCCCCGGGCGCTGAGTCATTCAGGTCCTATGGGTTGTGTAAGACGGACAAGTTTGAAGAGGTGAAGCTGGGGGACACGCCGTGCCTGAGGGTCCCGGTTCCCCATCACAGAGCTGGTCTGATCCACAAGCGCACACAGCCTGAGCCCCAGGCTTGGACAATGACCGCAGCTTGGGGTTCAGAGAAATCACTACCCTGGATCATGCAACAGAGAGAAGGAGTCAGGGCGTTGGGGCCGAGGGGAGTGGGGCAGGAAGACGGGCCAGGAGGTTAAAGAGGTCTGTGTTAGTCATAAGGAGAAGGGTCAAATATTAAGGGAGGAAAACCAAGGAGCGGGGCAAGATGAGAGTCTTACCAAACCTCATGCACTTCGTTCCTGTCACAGATGAATGGGACCCCGGTGCCTGACCTACAGGTATATGGCTACCTGCTCCACACCCACCTGGCTGGGCGGGCTCTGCGGGCTGTGCAGTACAGGTAAGGGAAGGAGCCATGGCTTTGAAGCTTTCCCTTGTGCACGTGGGAAGAAAGGTTAGAAGTAGTTATGTATTCTGCAGCATGAGGTTATACTTGGTTGGGAGTAAGAAGGAGCTGGAACATCCATAGAGTAGAGATGATGGGAGGAAGACGATGGAAGGAGGAGCTTTACTGTTTTATGGACAATCTGTACCCACAAAAGGACCCCACACACCCTCCCCACTTCATCCTCTTCTTAGTCCCGccccctccctgtctctccctctaGAAATGGAACACAACTCCGAACAATTTGCAAAGATGATTCCTACGATTTCAATCTGCAGGAAACTCGAGATTTACCCCATCGAGTGGCGATCAAGCCGGTGGGAGCCTGGGGGGAGGCATGGCTGGAGTCGGGGGCCTGGCAGGCTCAGGGTTCATTTGTATTAGCCAGGAGACTTCTAAGACTGGGCCAGGCCCTCCGTGTCTTACTCTCAGCCTTCGTGTTTCACTCTGAATAGGGAGATGAGCTGCTGATAGAGTGTCACTACCAGACACTAGACCGCGACTCCTTGACTTTTGTAAGTACCTCTCTCCTCACCACGGTCACCATGGCAATAGCCTCAGAATAGAGCCCCATCCCTGGCGTTGGCTATCAAGTGACTCCGATTATTCTAGCTGAAGCATCCTCCTTTTTCCAATGGTGCTGCCTGTTCACATGGGCTTTCCACGTTCTCACACCCCAGTGATAATAAGATGAATACAGGATTCCCTACTTTCTCTGTCAATGACCTGCTAAGACCATGAAAAGATAGCATGTTAT
It encodes:
- the LOC109457170 gene encoding putative DBH-like monooxygenase protein 2, translating into MLQTQGAMACAVFLGLLLLMALAAPSQGKRLGPTARLRYSRFLDPSNVIFLRWDFDLEAEVITFELQVRTAGWVGLGITNRYTSVGSDLVVGGVLPDGNVYFSDQHLVDEDTLEEDGSQDAELLELTEDTVYTTMRFSRPFRSCDPHDQDITSDTMSVQAAYGLDDTPRLDRERTFVKSIFLLQVIHPDDLDVPEDTVIHDLEITDFLIPEDDTTYACTFLPLPIVSKKHHIYKFEPKVVTRNETMVHHIILYACGNASVLPTGISDCYGADPAFSLCSQIIVGWAVGGTSYQFPDDVGISIGTPLDPQWIRLEIHYSNFHNLPGLYDSSGIRVYYTARLRKYDMGVLQLGFFTFPIHFIPPGAESFRSYGLCKTDKFEEMNGTPVPDLQVYGYLLHTHLAGRALRAVQYRNGTQLRTICKDDSYDFNLQETRDLPHRVAIKPGDELLIECHYQTLDRDSLTFGGPSTMNEMCLIFLFYYPRNNISSCMGYPDIIYVAHELGEEASDAMEGVMAMNNVEWTPESIKKAEKACKEAQQMVIIKTIDETVENTTGWIPEIIPSPRGPCLESSGGKVEPQDKTPAGSRAAPAALSGSGTATLRCLSLAALLFGQGALSWLLATLQARV